A window from Synechococcus sp. RSCCF101 encodes these proteins:
- the leuB gene encoding 3-isopropylmalate dehydrogenase encodes MTAYRISLLAGDGIGPEITAVSRRLLEAVAAREGFALQFESWPIGGAGIEACGQPLPPETLAACQASDAVLLAAIGSPRYDALPREQRPESGLLALRAGMDLFANLRPVTIRPALMGASSLRPEVIEGVDLMVVRELTGGIYFGRPKGRVESEGGIRAFNTMTYSDAEIDRIAAVAFDLAGNRRRRLCSVDKANVLDVSQLWRDRVNAMAADHPDVEVSHMYVDNAAMQLVRAPRSFDVLLTGNLFGDILSDEAAMLTGSIGMLPSASLSAEGPGLFEPVHGSAPDIAGQDRANPLAMALSAAMMLRVGLKQESAAAAIETAVDRVLERGYRTVDLMQEGCTEVGCQAMGEHLLTALAG; translated from the coding sequence ATGACCGCTTATCGCATCAGCCTTCTGGCTGGAGACGGCATCGGTCCTGAGATCACGGCGGTGAGCCGTCGTCTGCTCGAGGCCGTGGCGGCGCGTGAGGGCTTTGCGCTCCAGTTCGAGTCCTGGCCGATCGGAGGGGCGGGCATCGAGGCCTGTGGCCAGCCCCTGCCGCCCGAAACCCTGGCGGCCTGTCAAGCCAGCGACGCGGTGCTGCTGGCGGCGATCGGCAGTCCCCGCTACGACGCTCTTCCTCGCGAGCAGCGCCCGGAGAGCGGCCTGCTGGCGCTGAGGGCGGGCATGGATCTGTTCGCCAACCTCAGGCCCGTCACGATCCGGCCGGCGCTGATGGGTGCCAGCAGCCTCAGGCCGGAGGTGATCGAGGGCGTGGATCTGATGGTGGTACGCGAGCTCACCGGCGGCATCTACTTCGGCCGTCCCAAGGGACGGGTGGAGAGCGAGGGCGGCATCCGGGCCTTCAACACCATGACCTACAGCGATGCGGAAATCGACCGCATCGCCGCGGTCGCCTTTGATCTGGCCGGCAACCGGCGCCGCCGCCTCTGCTCGGTGGACAAGGCCAACGTGCTCGATGTCAGCCAGCTCTGGCGCGATCGGGTCAACGCCATGGCGGCCGACCACCCGGACGTGGAGGTCAGCCACATGTACGTCGACAATGCCGCCATGCAGCTGGTGCGTGCTCCGCGCAGCTTCGACGTGCTGCTGACCGGCAACCTCTTCGGCGACATCCTCAGCGACGAGGCGGCCATGCTCACCGGCAGCATCGGCATGCTGCCATCAGCGTCGCTGTCCGCCGAAGGTCCGGGGCTGTTCGAGCCGGTTCACGGCTCGGCCCCGGACATCGCCGGCCAGGACCGGGCCAACCCTCTGGCGATGGCCCTCTCCGCCGCCATGATGCTGCGCGTGGGCCTGAAGCAGGAGTCGGCGGCGGCCGCCATCGAAACCGCCGTGGACCGCGTGCTTGAACGGGGTTACCGCACGGTCGACCTGATGCAGGAGGGCTGCACGGAGGTGGGCTGTCAGGCCATGGGAGAGCACCTGCTCACGGCGCTCGCCGGTTGA